In the Geobacter sp. FeAm09 genome, one interval contains:
- a CDS encoding multiheme c-type cytochrome, with translation MKRGLPIIVLCCAVSFTGMAPSPLRAAPPAAAYVGSTACAPCHGKDHGRWQQTWHAAMHRELNPAIVTADFNNVEITYKDVEVEGPDRKKAKISPTIRLSREGDSYRFTLVDRDNPANNQTYEIAYVLGGNWNQHFEARVGGAYYPTPMRWVVEDGQWTSKPFNDMWWVADGTPDGRPKKPEEMPKAKTGDATCDGCHTTGFNVARDRESGRWAGQKRELGVGCESCHGPGSVHAATKRREDIVNPAALSASQQDQVCGQCHSRVTNRQEKDLAYPTGFMPGMSDLRQRVTFWTYSANPKNFWPNGFSSKNRQQYHDVQFTSHARAGVSCITCHDAHAETKGNAQLRQDKKKLCVQCHKASAALYQGSAEERAGVGCCDCHMARIANRSDPTPKRKQHWDVSSHTFAVVMPRTAEALKMKSSCDACHEGADKAAKGDQVVRRQIEIRNKIAEVEKAMAVFEKNGTKAHDARKLLAAVKEDRSFGAHNPHKAMQLLQDALKSVATE, from the coding sequence ATGAAACGAGGATTACCCATCATAGTACTCTGCTGCGCCGTGTCGTTCACCGGCATGGCGCCGTCCCCCCTCCGGGCCGCTCCGCCTGCCGCCGCCTACGTCGGTTCAACGGCATGCGCCCCGTGCCACGGCAAGGACCACGGCCGCTGGCAACAGACCTGGCATGCCGCCATGCATCGCGAACTGAACCCGGCCATCGTCACGGCCGACTTCAACAACGTGGAGATAACCTACAAGGATGTGGAGGTCGAGGGGCCCGACAGGAAAAAGGCAAAGATATCTCCGACGATCCGCCTCAGCCGGGAGGGGGACAGCTATCGTTTCACCCTGGTGGACAGGGACAATCCGGCCAACAACCAGACCTACGAGATCGCCTACGTGCTCGGCGGCAACTGGAACCAGCATTTCGAAGCCAGGGTCGGGGGCGCCTATTATCCGACCCCCATGCGCTGGGTTGTGGAAGACGGTCAGTGGACCTCGAAACCGTTCAACGACATGTGGTGGGTTGCCGACGGCACCCCGGATGGGAGGCCGAAGAAACCGGAAGAAATGCCCAAGGCCAAAACGGGGGATGCAACCTGCGACGGCTGCCATACCACCGGTTTCAACGTCGCCCGGGACCGGGAGAGCGGCCGTTGGGCAGGACAGAAGAGGGAACTGGGGGTCGGCTGCGAGAGCTGCCACGGTCCGGGGAGCGTTCATGCGGCCACAAAGCGCCGGGAGGATATCGTCAACCCCGCGGCGCTGAGCGCCAGCCAGCAGGACCAGGTGTGCGGGCAATGCCACTCGCGGGTGACGAACCGGCAGGAAAAGGACCTGGCCTACCCTACCGGGTTCATGCCGGGGATGAGCGACCTGCGGCAGCGGGTCACCTTCTGGACCTATTCGGCCAACCCGAAAAACTTCTGGCCCAACGGCTTCTCCAGCAAGAACCGCCAGCAGTACCATGACGTGCAGTTCACCAGCCACGCCCGGGCCGGCGTCAGCTGCATCACCTGCCACGACGCGCACGCGGAGACGAAAGGCAACGCCCAGCTCAGGCAGGACAAGAAAAAGCTCTGTGTGCAGTGCCACAAGGCGAGCGCCGCGCTCTACCAGGGGAGCGCGGAGGAGAGAGCCGGCGTCGGCTGCTGCGACTGCCACATGGCCAGGATTGCCAACCGGTCCGACCCAACCCCGAAGCGCAAGCAGCATTGGGACGTAAGCTCCCACACCTTTGCCGTGGTCATGCCCCGGACCGCCGAGGCGCTGAAGATGAAATCGAGTTGCGACGCCTGCCACGAAGGGGCCGACAAGGCCGCCAAGGGTGACCAGGTCGTGCGCCGGCAGATCGAAATCAGGAACAAGATCGCCGAAGTCGAAAA
- a CDS encoding cell wall metabolism sensor histidine kinase WalK — protein sequence MRLRPRSVRVRLVCWYAGILAGVILAFALGVYVVVKASLLQQIDRQLERDLRTVARVASDEPNEMNELAQHGSVGLFQVREGREFVAETDGWSRSGLEKAVTGGYPAASWSWTAPTGVPYRLKGSAVTSPGHTYLVLVAQDEQVLRRSLHSLFLVLLFGIPCVLAVALVSGYFLAGRALKPIGLMAAKAREISAERLADRLPIENPDDEFGRLAAVFNETLTRLEDAFERLRRFTADASHELRTPLTALRSVGEVGLQESRDAAACREVIGSMLEETDRLTKLVDCLLTLSRADSGAVMAHREPTDLQALAEEVTECLRVLAEEKRQQFSLECSERVVAMADPLILRQSLLNLVDNALKYTPAYGSIRVTVRRITPSEAAIEVRDSGPGIAKEHHARIFDRFYRLDKGRTRERGGTGLGLAISRWGAEANGGRIELESEEGSGSTFRLVLPVAQNDPIS from the coding sequence ATGCGACTGAGGCCACGAAGCGTCCGGGTCCGCCTGGTCTGCTGGTATGCGGGGATTCTGGCGGGCGTGATCCTTGCCTTTGCCCTCGGCGTCTATGTGGTGGTCAAGGCGAGCCTCCTGCAGCAGATCGACCGGCAGCTCGAACGCGACCTCCGCACCGTGGCACGGGTGGCCAGCGACGAACCGAACGAGATGAACGAGCTTGCCCAGCACGGTTCCGTTGGCTTGTTCCAGGTGCGGGAGGGGCGGGAGTTCGTCGCCGAAACCGACGGCTGGAGCCGCTCGGGCCTGGAGAAAGCGGTCACCGGCGGCTACCCGGCGGCTTCATGGTCGTGGACCGCCCCCACCGGGGTCCCCTACCGCCTGAAGGGATCGGCCGTGACCTCGCCCGGCCACACCTATCTCGTGCTCGTCGCCCAGGACGAGCAGGTGCTGCGCCGGAGCCTGCACAGCCTTTTTCTGGTCCTATTGTTCGGTATCCCCTGTGTGCTGGCGGTGGCGCTCGTCAGCGGCTACTTCCTGGCGGGCCGGGCGCTGAAACCCATCGGGCTCATGGCGGCAAAGGCCCGGGAGATCAGCGCCGAACGGCTTGCGGATCGCCTGCCGATAGAAAACCCCGACGATGAATTCGGCCGGTTGGCGGCGGTCTTCAACGAGACCCTGACCCGCCTCGAGGACGCCTTCGAACGGCTGCGCCGTTTCACCGCCGATGCGTCCCACGAACTGCGCACTCCGCTGACGGCGCTCCGCAGTGTCGGCGAAGTGGGGTTGCAGGAGAGCAGGGACGCCGCCGCATGCCGGGAGGTGATCGGCAGCATGCTTGAGGAAACTGACCGCCTGACCAAACTGGTGGACTGCCTTCTGACCCTGAGCAGGGCCGACTCGGGCGCCGTCATGGCGCACCGCGAACCGACCGATCTGCAGGCCCTGGCAGAGGAGGTCACGGAGTGCCTGCGGGTGCTGGCCGAAGAAAAACGGCAGCAGTTCTCCCTGGAATGTTCCGAGCGGGTCGTTGCCATGGCCGATCCCCTGATCCTCCGCCAATCCCTCCTCAACCTCGTGGACAACGCCCTTAAATACACCCCGGCTTATGGCTCCATCCGGGTGACGGTCAGACGGATCACGCCAAGTGAGGCCGCAATCGAGGTCCGGGACAGCGGGCCGGGCATCGCGAAGGAACATCACGCCAGAATCTTCGACCGGTTCTACCGCCTGGACAAGGGACGGACCCGGGAGAGGGGCGGCACCGGCCTCGGGCTCGCCATATCCCGCTGGGGCGCGGAGGCCAATGGCGGCCGTATCGAACTGGAAAGCGAAGAAGGCAGCGGCAGTACCTTTCGCCTCGTGCTACCGGTGGCACAAAACGACCCCATATCGTGA
- a CDS encoding putative DNA modification/repair radical SAM protein — protein sequence MNNRTFEQRLEILADSAKYDVSCSSSGSNRRGTPGGVGSTAAAGICHTWTADGRCISLLKILLTNACIYDCAYCVNRRSNDIPRAAFTPAEVVRLTMDFYRRNYIEGLFLSTGVTRSADHTMEQLIAVVRTLRDEERFNGYVHLKIVPGADPLLVAEAGRYADRVSVNIELPTRQSLALLAPDKPRESVIAPMRQVSGLITSAREERKKSRTAPQFAPAGQSTQLIVGASPESDREIVTLAEGLYRRLDLRRVYYSAFVPGSSDRRLPALPTPPLLREHRLYQADWLLRFYGFAAHELLDEERPNLDMRFDPKSDWAVRHLDLFPVEVNSVEYEVLLRVPGIGVRSAQRIVAARRHARLGEAELKRLGVVLKRARYFLTAGGRYLGGIRLDGAALVARLLAPERRPARQDQLELFPASPDASALTGEL from the coding sequence ATGAACAATCGGACTTTCGAACAACGCCTGGAAATTCTGGCCGACAGCGCCAAGTACGATGTCTCCTGCTCCTCCAGCGGCAGCAACCGTCGGGGTACGCCCGGCGGGGTGGGGAGCACGGCCGCCGCCGGGATCTGCCACACCTGGACCGCTGACGGCCGCTGCATCTCGCTGCTCAAGATCCTGCTCACCAACGCCTGCATCTACGACTGCGCCTACTGCGTCAACCGCCGCAGCAACGACATCCCCCGGGCCGCTTTCACCCCGGCGGAGGTGGTGCGGCTGACCATGGACTTCTACCGGCGCAACTACATCGAGGGGTTGTTCCTCAGCACCGGCGTGACCCGTTCGGCCGATCACACCATGGAACAGTTGATCGCCGTGGTGCGCACGCTGCGGGACGAGGAGCGTTTCAACGGCTACGTGCACCTCAAGATCGTGCCGGGGGCCGACCCGCTGCTGGTGGCCGAGGCGGGGCGCTACGCCGACCGGGTGAGCGTCAATATCGAGCTTCCCACCCGCCAGAGCCTGGCGCTGCTGGCCCCGGACAAGCCTCGGGAGTCGGTCATCGCCCCCATGCGCCAGGTGAGCGGCCTCATCACCTCGGCCCGCGAAGAGCGGAAAAAATCGCGCACGGCGCCCCAGTTCGCCCCGGCCGGCCAGAGCACCCAACTGATCGTGGGGGCCAGCCCCGAGAGCGACCGGGAGATCGTCACCCTGGCGGAGGGGCTCTACCGTCGCCTGGACCTGCGGCGGGTCTACTACTCGGCCTTTGTGCCCGGCTCCAGCGACCGCCGCCTGCCGGCGCTCCCCACGCCGCCCCTGTTGCGGGAACACCGCCTGTATCAGGCCGACTGGCTGCTGCGTTTCTACGGATTCGCCGCCCACGAGCTTCTGGACGAGGAACGCCCCAATCTGGACATGCGCTTCGACCCCAAGAGCGACTGGGCCGTGCGCCACCTGGACCTGTTCCCCGTGGAGGTGAACAGCGTCGAGTACGAGGTGCTGCTCCGGGTGCCGGGCATCGGCGTGCGCTCGGCCCAGCGCATCGTCGCGGCCCGCCGCCATGCCCGGCTGGGGGAGGCGGAGTTGAAACGGCTCGGGGTGGTGCTCAAGCGGGCGCGCTATTTCCTGACCGCCGGCGGGCGCTACCTGGGGGGAATCCGCCTGGACGGGGCCGCCCTGGTGGCGCGGCTCCTGGCGCCGGAACGGCGTCCGGCCCGGCAGGATCAACTGGAACTGTTTCCGGCATCCCCTGACGCCTCGGCCCTGACGGGGGAGCTGTGA
- a CDS encoding TIGR03915 family putative DNA repair protein yields the protein MTACYRYDGTFEGFLCALAACLESGGGEAEFLRPGVESGAGLFAGDPLDVATERETALRFRARFVTAVSRDAFATLRYAFHSEAAGVEELLWRYVLVGLKQGKLLEGMLAREPVCSVNRLARKVSHEAHKFTGFVRFREVTWPGGDVRDGGEGQGGGSFLYARIEPEADLLPFIAPFFTERLNDRDWMIHDLRRSQAAVYNRRTWRLVRDVELTVPPGYTADEEVCSRLWRSYFRRMAIPERHNPRLQQQLVPLRYRRHLVEFGGEE from the coding sequence GTGACCGCGTGCTATCGCTACGACGGGACCTTTGAGGGGTTTCTCTGCGCCTTGGCGGCGTGCCTCGAATCCGGGGGCGGGGAGGCGGAATTCCTGCGGCCGGGGGTCGAGAGCGGGGCGGGGCTGTTCGCGGGGGATCCCCTGGATGTCGCCACGGAGCGGGAAACGGCGCTCCGCTTCCGGGCGCGGTTCGTCACGGCGGTGTCCCGGGATGCCTTTGCCACCCTGCGCTACGCCTTCCACAGCGAGGCGGCCGGGGTGGAGGAGCTCTTGTGGCGCTACGTGCTGGTGGGATTGAAGCAGGGAAAACTGCTGGAGGGCATGCTGGCCCGGGAGCCGGTCTGCTCGGTGAACCGGTTGGCCCGCAAGGTCTCCCACGAAGCCCACAAGTTCACCGGGTTCGTACGTTTCCGGGAGGTGACGTGGCCTGGAGGGGATGTGCGTGACGGGGGAGAAGGGCAGGGGGGCGGTTCGTTCCTCTATGCCCGGATCGAGCCGGAGGCCGACCTCCTCCCCTTTATCGCCCCCTTCTTCACGGAACGGCTCAACGACCGCGACTGGATGATCCACGACCTGCGCCGCTCGCAGGCGGCGGTCTATAACCGCAGAACGTGGCGCCTGGTCCGGGATGTGGAATTGACCGTCCCGCCCGGCTACACTGCCGACGAGGAGGTGTGCAGCCGCCTCTGGCGCAGCTACTTCCGGCGCATGGCCATACCGGAACGCCACAACCCCCGGCTCCAGCAGCAACTCGTGCCGCTACGCTACCGCCGGCACCTGGTGGAGTTCGGCGGGGAGGAGTGA
- a CDS encoding response regulator, protein MDETRRKRIFLVDDDARLRKLLVRFLGEHGFELREFPDGRDVTAAIAMERPDAVILDIMLPGESGLEILGRIRKESSLPVIMLTARGEDEDRILGLELGSDDYLPKPFNPRELLARLNAVLRRSASGGDADAPPGDTLKAAGLLLSRARRTVSAGGEELALSATEFKLLEALMSRPNMILSRDELLTYARGKEAGPFDRSIDVHVGKLRAKLESLPGGRKRIRTVWGSGYMLEDRL, encoded by the coding sequence ATGGACGAAACACGGCGCAAACGGATCTTTCTGGTGGACGACGACGCCCGGCTGCGCAAGCTTCTGGTGCGGTTTTTGGGGGAGCACGGCTTCGAACTGCGCGAGTTTCCCGACGGCCGGGACGTGACGGCCGCCATCGCCATGGAGCGGCCCGACGCCGTGATCCTCGACATCATGTTGCCGGGGGAGAGCGGCCTGGAGATCCTGGGACGCATCCGGAAAGAGTCCTCCCTGCCGGTAATTATGCTGACCGCCCGGGGGGAGGACGAGGACCGCATCCTCGGCCTGGAACTCGGTTCCGACGACTACCTGCCCAAGCCGTTCAACCCCCGGGAACTCCTGGCGCGGCTCAATGCCGTCCTGAGGAGGTCCGCCTCTGGGGGCGATGCCGACGCGCCCCCCGGCGACACCCTGAAGGCCGCCGGCCTGCTGCTCAGCCGGGCCCGGCGGACGGTCAGCGCCGGAGGGGAGGAACTGGCGCTGTCGGCCACGGAATTCAAACTCCTGGAGGCGCTCATGAGCCGCCCGAACATGATCCTGTCCCGGGACGAACTGCTCACCTACGCCCGGGGCAAGGAGGCCGGCCCCTTTGACCGGAGCATCGACGTGCACGTGGGCAAGCTGCGCGCCAAGCTGGAATCCCTGCCGGGCGGCAGGAAGCGCATCAGGACCGTGTGGGGATCGGGATACATGCTGGAGGATCGGCTATGA
- a CDS encoding Spy/CpxP family protein refolding chaperone, whose protein sequence is MNKGIKRVTAVLGAVALAGAITACKQCGSHHGDLSGKIKGHVAASLDKIDATEEQRGKINAGVDQVVADGQQLHKGNQGLANKVVACLLLDTPDRAWLHATVDEKAKEFTGFAHRTVDRLVEISAVLTPGQRAQLKKRYEAAHEEGK, encoded by the coding sequence ATGAACAAGGGCATCAAACGGGTTACGGCGGTTCTCGGGGCCGTGGCGCTGGCCGGCGCCATCACGGCCTGCAAACAGTGCGGCTCCCACCACGGCGACCTTTCCGGCAAGATCAAGGGGCACGTGGCCGCCTCCCTGGACAAGATTGACGCCACGGAGGAGCAGAGGGGAAAGATCAATGCCGGCGTGGACCAGGTGGTGGCCGACGGGCAACAGCTCCATAAGGGCAACCAGGGGCTGGCGAACAAGGTGGTCGCCTGCCTCCTGCTGGATACCCCCGACCGCGCCTGGCTGCACGCCACCGTGGATGAAAAGGCGAAGGAGTTTACCGGGTTCGCCCACCGCACCGTGGACCGGCTCGTGGAGATCAGCGCCGTGCTGACCCCCGGACAGCGGGCACAGTTGAAGAAGCGCTACGAAGCGGCCCACGAAGAGGGGAAGTAA
- a CDS encoding methyl-accepting chemotaxis protein — protein MKLGDLRIGIRLGVGFGLILALLLLLMGTGLDGTGKIDDTLERIIANNYQKIKTANQVTATINGLLEEIELMLVKDHDGRVEAQQAIEKARAEYRAAMEKLEKLETGQQGKRLIDEAKAAIATARDANNKVTELSLAGKTADAIEAFKVAYPLDLKIKANFRAIVQYQEEQMEVSHDEARKLYRSTVIKDLAIAAIAVLIGLMAGFLITRSITVPINEALQAANRLAGGDLTVTVAARGKDETGLLMAAIGSMVERLKSVITDVKAAADNVATGSQELSATAQQMSHGATEQAASAEEISSSMEEMASAIRLNTDNALQTEKIAVQSADDAEESGRAVAGTVDAMKEIATRISIIEEIARQTNLLALNAAIEAARAGEHGKGFAVVASEVRKLAERSQKAAGEIGELSVRSVRIAETAGSGLQAMVPNIRRTAELIQEISASSREQDSGAEQINRAVQQLDSIIQQNASASEEMASTSEELSGQAEQLRDAVAFFRIDEATLRARAPEWKPEKKIRIAHAGAGRALLPAAGTAPPERGTRPPGELSTY, from the coding sequence ATGAAGCTGGGAGACCTGAGGATCGGAATCCGTCTCGGCGTGGGATTCGGCCTGATATTGGCGCTGTTGCTGCTGCTCATGGGGACCGGGCTGGACGGCACCGGGAAGATCGACGACACCCTGGAACGCATCATCGCGAACAATTACCAGAAGATCAAGACGGCCAACCAGGTGACCGCGACCATCAACGGCCTGCTGGAAGAGATCGAACTGATGCTGGTGAAGGACCACGACGGCAGGGTGGAGGCACAGCAGGCCATAGAAAAGGCGCGGGCCGAGTACCGCGCCGCCATGGAAAAGCTGGAGAAACTGGAGACGGGCCAACAGGGGAAACGGCTGATCGACGAGGCCAAGGCAGCCATAGCCACGGCCCGGGATGCCAACAACAAGGTCACGGAACTCTCTCTGGCCGGCAAGACGGCCGATGCCATCGAGGCCTTCAAGGTGGCCTACCCCCTGGATCTGAAGATCAAGGCCAACTTCCGGGCCATCGTCCAGTACCAGGAAGAGCAGATGGAAGTAAGCCACGACGAGGCCCGGAAACTCTACCGGAGCACGGTGATCAAGGACCTGGCCATCGCGGCCATTGCCGTCCTTATCGGCCTCATGGCCGGCTTCCTCATAACCCGCAGCATCACCGTTCCCATCAACGAGGCGTTGCAGGCGGCCAACCGCCTGGCGGGAGGCGACCTGACCGTAACGGTCGCCGCCCGCGGCAAGGATGAGACCGGCCTGCTGATGGCGGCCATCGGGAGCATGGTGGAACGCTTGAAGAGCGTCATCACCGATGTCAAGGCCGCCGCGGACAACGTGGCCACCGGCAGCCAGGAACTCTCCGCCACGGCCCAGCAGATGTCCCACGGCGCCACCGAACAGGCGGCCTCCGCCGAGGAGATCTCATCGTCCATGGAGGAGATGGCCTCCGCGATCAGGCTGAATACGGACAACGCCCTGCAAACCGAGAAGATCGCCGTGCAGAGCGCCGACGACGCAGAAGAGAGCGGCCGGGCGGTGGCCGGGACCGTGGACGCCATGAAGGAGATCGCCACCCGGATCTCCATCATCGAGGAGATCGCCCGCCAGACCAACCTGCTGGCACTGAACGCCGCCATCGAGGCGGCCCGGGCCGGGGAGCACGGCAAGGGCTTTGCCGTGGTCGCCTCGGAGGTGCGGAAGCTGGCCGAGCGGAGCCAGAAGGCGGCCGGGGAGATCGGCGAGCTCTCCGTACGAAGCGTCAGAATCGCGGAGACGGCCGGCAGCGGCCTGCAGGCCATGGTTCCCAACATCCGCCGCACCGCCGAACTGATCCAGGAGATCAGCGCCTCCAGCCGTGAACAGGACTCGGGCGCGGAACAGATCAACAGGGCGGTCCAGCAGTTGGACAGCATCATCCAGCAGAACGCCTCGGCCAGCGAAGAGATGGCCTCCACCTCGGAGGAACTCTCCGGCCAGGCCGAACAGTTGCGCGACGCCGTGGCGTTCTTCAGGATCGACGAAGCTACGCTCCGCGCCCGGGCCCCGGAGTGGAAACCGGAAAAGAAGATCCGCATCGCCCACGCCGGAGCGGGCCGGGCGCTCCTGCCCGCCGCCGGGACTGCCCCGCCGGAGCGGGGAACCCGGCCGCCGGGGGAACTCAGCACGTACTGA
- a CDS encoding response regulator transcription factor, with amino-acid sequence MRILVVEDEIKVAEALRKGLEAEHYEVTVAYSGEDGFFQLNAGTYDLVLLDLMLPGRDGLEILTTLRKRGFATPVLILTARDTVENRVQGLDSGADDYLVKPFAFPELLARIRLLLRRGKNEQPLFLAVGDLAMDLVARRVTRHGAAIDLTVREYELLEYLMRNKGRIVSREMLAQDVWRVKERSTPIDNVIDVHIARLRRKLDGPFERKLLKTVRGIGFVMEEETCD; translated from the coding sequence ATGCGCATTCTGGTAGTCGAAGACGAAATAAAGGTTGCCGAGGCTCTCCGCAAAGGTCTGGAAGCCGAGCATTACGAGGTCACCGTGGCCTATTCCGGGGAGGACGGCTTTTTCCAGCTCAACGCCGGCACCTACGACCTGGTGCTCCTCGACCTGATGCTGCCCGGCAGGGACGGGCTCGAAATCCTGACCACCCTGAGGAAGCGCGGCTTTGCAACGCCGGTACTCATCCTGACGGCACGGGACACCGTGGAAAACCGGGTGCAGGGACTGGACAGCGGTGCGGACGACTACCTGGTGAAACCCTTCGCCTTCCCGGAGCTGCTGGCACGGATCAGGCTGTTGCTGCGGCGGGGCAAGAACGAACAACCGCTGTTCCTTGCCGTCGGCGACCTGGCAATGGACCTCGTGGCCCGCAGAGTAACCCGGCACGGCGCCGCCATCGATCTCACCGTCCGCGAATACGAACTGCTCGAATACCTGATGCGGAACAAAGGGCGCATCGTTTCCCGCGAAATGCTCGCCCAGGATGTCTGGCGGGTGAAGGAGCGCTCCACGCCGATCGATAACGTCATTGACGTGCACATTGCCCGGTTGCGGCGCAAACTCGACGGACCCTTTGAGCGCAAGCTGCTGAAAACGGTGCGGGGGATAGGCTTCGTCATGGAGGAGGAGACATGCGACTGA